In Heyndrickxia vini, the sequence TTATTCGAAACCCGTTCTTCAAATTTCCTTACCACCATAGCAAAAGTTGTTTCATCCCCTCTATTTAAATGCCTAAAACTATCACTCCATATAAAATATTGCCAAATTGCGGCATGCGTTTTGCAAATTTCCATAAAATTAACGGGAATTCCGATCAAAGGAGGGAATAAAATTGGTGAGTGTCTATTGTAGTATGCTGTGGCAAGAAATGAATCTTTTAAATTTGGAGCGTAGATGATTTTATTTTGGAGCATATTTTTCTTTTCATGGAACCAAAAGTTCCAATCAAAATTATTTTTATTACTTTTTGGTAAATGGAGTGGAAAATCAAGTGAAGATAATGGATAGGAAATCTGTTGACCAAAAACTTTCCTAATCGAAATAGGTGAGATATGCGATATGATGGTCAATTCCTTGGATTGAGGCAAATAGCTGTAAATATGCATTCCATTTGTAGAATTATACTGTGCTAAAGACCATTGGAAGTCTGATAGCTTAAATACATTATCAATTTGCGTATATTTTTTTTGGTATGGTTCACCACCAATTAACCAAATTGGAACAATATCAATTGTGGAATAACCTTTCGTCCGCTTTTCTATTTCTTCTATCGAAATTGATGAACATTGAAACTCAATAGCATACTTTTTCCCGTTCTTCTGAACATATAAATCAGGGCGTTGTTTTATTTTCGGGAGAAATTTTTCCATTTCAACAGGTAACTGTTGGTTTCTTAACCAATTATACAAATCAATTTTCCCTTGTAAATGGCGTTCACTTTCAGGTTCTGAGCTTGCACATATAGTATTTGACTTATGTGAGAAATGAGGTATCTTAATGTTGCCAATCTTCACAATCACTTCACTGTGACATTGAGGACAGTAAAAAGACGTTTCCCCTCTTATTTTCATTAGCTTTTCCTTTCTTTCCGGATACAACAAGCAATACCTTTCACCGTTTTTTGTAATAGCCGTAAGCATTTCTTCACCTCCCTTCTAAATAATTCAATTAGACAACTGATTTATCCTGCTTCAATAGACAAAAAAATACCAATTTCATTAAGAAATCGGCATTCACATTTATTTAAAATATTTTTGTATCGTTTCGAATACATCGCGCTCGATAATTGTATTTCCATACTCCTGGAGACGATGCACGGTAAAAGACGACTCTTCTCCGTATTCAAGCAAAATACTTAAAACATTATCAATTTCCTCTTCTTCAAACACTTCCTCAGGAAATTCAACATATAAATAATATTTATTATTATATGTTAAAAGCTTAGTTATGATATCTTCTAGTCCGGATTGCTTAGATAAAGAAATGACATCTTCGAAATCCTTGAAGGTAAGCATAAATTCTAATATGTCTTCGTCTTCTTCCTGAAGATTCTTTGATTGAAAATGTTCATCTAGAAATTCTTCAATTCGGTCATTAATCGGTAATTCCTTAAGCTTCTCTTCTGAAATCGGCAGTTCAAAACGCTGTCCGTCTTTAGACAATTGGGCTTTTGTAACTAGTACTTCAAGCCCTTTATCTAAAGCCTGAACCTGAATCCACAATGGGCCTTCTGGAACAAATTCTTCTTCGTGATGAATTTCATCCATCATTTCCCAAAAAAGTTCCTCGCTTCTTTCACGATCATACCAAATTTCTTCACGATTAAAGCCTCTTTCTTCTATATCAACGTAAGAAATATAAAACTTAACTGTATTTTCATTAATACGTTCGATTTCCATACATCAACTCTCCCTTCTATTTGAAAGTTATGAAGGGACCTGTTCCCCCATATAAGGCTAAGTGTATGCTAACCTACTTTTGTAAAAAGTGTAGAAATTTCATAATAAATAATATTCTACTCTTGTACTTCTATTTTATGATAAAAAGTGGATAATTGGAAACAAAAACTCTTCCCAATTTCAATTTCCACTAATACCCATAGGCTGTTTTCTCAAATTAAACTTATTGTTTTGCTCATTTTAGCGGATATACACCAAACATTCAAGACTAAATTTTCAGTAAACAAATTTATATCCTTGAAACAAAACGCCCCCATTCCAATCAAAGCTGGTATGAAGGCGTTTTGTATTACCTATTTTTATTTATGAAAAATGTTAATTAACAAGTTTTTGAGCTTCAAGTAATTGATATGAACGAACTTTTCGAGGTAAGAAACGACGAATTTCATCTTCATTATAACCGACTTGCAAACGTTTTTCGTCAACCATAATTGGACGTCTAAGTAGTCCTGGATTTTTTTGAATTAAATTATATAATTTTTGTAATGGATACGTATCTAAATCAACATTTAACTTTTGGAAAGTTTTTGAGCGTGTAGAAATGATTTCATCCGTACCATCCTCAGTCATTCTTAGTATTTCTTTTATTTCATCTAAACTTAAAGGTTCAGAAAAAATATTTCGTTCTTTATATTGAATATTATTTTCCTCAAGCCAAGCTCTTGCTTTCCTACATGATGTACAACTAGGTGAAGTGTATAATGTTACCATTTATCATTCACACTCCTTATCTATAATTTTAGTTATCATAATCCTTCAAGGATTAATTATTTAAATTAAAATTACTTTAAATAAAAAATCTATATTATGTATTATACACTATTTGTACAACAATGAATATAGTTTTTCTAAAAATGAGTCCATCCATTTATAAAAATGGCAACACTGTGACGTTAGACTTATAGTCTATTTACCCCTATTGCCAAACTTAAAACCTCTTTTTTCCTTTATTTTTTGCCCCCCTTTACGCCCAAATTTGCTTAAATGATTA encodes:
- a CDS encoding competence protein CoiA; amino-acid sequence: MLTAITKNGERYCLLYPERKEKLMKIRGETSFYCPQCHSEVIVKIGNIKIPHFSHKSNTICASSEPESERHLQGKIDLYNWLRNQQLPVEMEKFLPKIKQRPDLYVQKNGKKYAIEFQCSSISIEEIEKRTKGYSTIDIVPIWLIGGEPYQKKYTQIDNVFKLSDFQWSLAQYNSTNGMHIYSYLPQSKELTIISHISPISIRKVFGQQISYPLSSLDFPLHLPKSNKNNFDWNFWFHEKKNMLQNKIIYAPNLKDSFLATAYYNRHSPILFPPLIGIPVNFMEICKTHAAIWQYFIWSDSFRHLNRGDETTFAMVVRKFEERVSNNDIQLRRFPLVNISFLKQMIYHYLKILSKFGLLEETLKGRFTMNKSMPFPNNIEEAARMEIEFMNTFYK
- the mecA gene encoding adaptor protein MecA; translation: MEIERINENTVKFYISYVDIEERGFNREEIWYDRERSEELFWEMMDEIHHEEEFVPEGPLWIQVQALDKGLEVLVTKAQLSKDGQRFELPISEEKLKELPINDRIEEFLDEHFQSKNLQEEDEDILEFMLTFKDFEDVISLSKQSGLEDIITKLLTYNNKYYLYVEFPEEVFEEEEIDNVLSILLEYGEESSFTVHRLQEYGNTIIERDVFETIQKYFK
- the spxA gene encoding transcriptional regulator SpxA, with product MVTLYTSPSCTSCRKARAWLEENNIQYKERNIFSEPLSLDEIKEILRMTEDGTDEIISTRSKTFQKLNVDLDTYPLQKLYNLIQKNPGLLRRPIMVDEKRLQVGYNEDEIRRFLPRKVRSYQLLEAQKLVN